One Burkholderia cepacia genomic window carries:
- a CDS encoding CopG family transcriptional regulator translates to MTRPIDPEIKRVTVTLPKHQLDALQAIAQQEDVSVAWLVRKAVDKLLRQGPAAPLTNYRSEGKARP, encoded by the coding sequence ATGACCCGTCCAATCGACCCGGAAATCAAACGCGTGACCGTCACGCTGCCCAAACACCAACTCGATGCGCTGCAGGCGATTGCGCAGCAGGAGGATGTTAGCGTTGCATGGCTCGTGCGCAAGGCCGTAGATAAACTTCTGCGTCAGGGTCCGGCAGCCCCTTTGACCAACTACCGCTCGGAAGGCAAGGCGCGCCCATGA
- a CDS encoding Wadjet anti-phage system protein JetA family protein, with product MTRDSLRELLMAVARDNPDRLITEAEADEFSIADDEPLQLTNLVMRTLLTDGWLEQFADREGLVTAFRFSRPGKLFAEALWTLDRPSRSRQRNMRGCRNALEAALQPRGDAHDLVDAYEYAEKVIEDLTEGIDYFQELVRHLMQAASAQRQWGEFVEFLDRFQREYSKQLTADNAMLNRQAIRQNLDRLRQVNDAKFSRMDEQLHDIAHWAVKEHTGASVYEWLLGRIEAIVDAACETKQPGFLKAMETYLKRINGLAMQSLMLRAGQTRHAYLQGIQRVAQAEDREEQDRLLRHYGAYLTDAEVRLLDPASFRLRTATQRRKAVTVTIRPRATREERLAAVLARAEAEAFSLPNELVAEGLRADLRIFRHPVRLSALPAESAEDVLKAMQAVEAARASGDDFLVRRLPTRLDNPAYSGSDYEIELKK from the coding sequence ATGACGCGAGATTCGCTGCGCGAGCTCCTCATGGCAGTCGCGCGAGATAACCCCGACAGATTGATCACAGAAGCAGAAGCCGACGAGTTCAGTATCGCTGACGATGAGCCTCTACAACTGACAAACCTCGTGATGAGGACGCTGCTTACCGACGGTTGGCTCGAGCAGTTCGCCGACCGAGAGGGGTTGGTCACGGCGTTCCGGTTCTCACGCCCGGGCAAGCTCTTCGCCGAGGCGCTGTGGACGCTGGACCGCCCGAGCCGAAGCCGGCAGCGAAACATGCGCGGTTGCCGAAACGCCTTGGAAGCGGCCCTGCAGCCTCGCGGTGACGCCCATGACCTGGTCGACGCTTATGAATACGCCGAGAAGGTCATCGAGGACCTGACTGAGGGCATCGACTATTTCCAGGAGCTTGTGCGCCACCTAATGCAGGCCGCATCGGCGCAGCGCCAGTGGGGCGAGTTCGTTGAGTTCCTCGACCGGTTCCAGCGGGAGTACTCCAAGCAGTTGACCGCGGACAACGCGATGCTAAACCGGCAGGCCATCCGTCAAAACTTGGACAGGCTTCGCCAGGTAAACGACGCGAAGTTCAGCCGAATGGACGAGCAGCTTCACGACATTGCACACTGGGCAGTGAAGGAGCACACCGGTGCCTCGGTCTATGAGTGGCTCCTCGGCCGCATAGAGGCCATTGTCGACGCCGCCTGTGAGACCAAGCAGCCCGGCTTTCTCAAGGCGATGGAGACCTACCTGAAGCGCATCAACGGGTTGGCGATGCAATCGCTGATGCTGCGAGCAGGTCAGACCCGCCATGCCTATTTGCAAGGCATTCAGCGCGTGGCGCAGGCTGAAGACAGGGAGGAGCAGGACCGGCTTCTCCGGCACTACGGCGCTTACCTCACCGATGCTGAGGTCCGTCTGCTCGACCCGGCCAGCTTCAGGCTGCGCACCGCGACGCAGCGCCGCAAGGCCGTCACCGTGACCATTCGACCGCGGGCTACGCGAGAGGAACGCCTCGCAGCCGTTCTCGCACGCGCAGAGGCAGAGGCTTTCTCACTCCCGAACGAACTTGTGGCCGAAGGCCTCCGCGCGGACCTGCGCATCTTCCGGCATCCGGTGAGGCTCTCAGCTCTTCCAGCCGAAAGCGCGGAAGATGTGCTCAAGGCTATGCAGGCTGTCGAAGCTGCGCGGGCCAGTGGTGATGACTTCTTGGTGCGCAGGCTGCCCACGCGCCTGGACAATCCGGCTTATTCCGGCAGTGACTACGAAATCGAACTGAAAAAATGA
- a CDS encoding GNAT family N-acetyltransferase, with the protein MRRADGDARRDGRVRNVLRRQCGRRNNPGNELLIGLCGWHHEKRDGHPLAPCVEIAWRQARAAWGHGYMNEAASCVLADGFQRIGLADIFAWTADANLRSQRLMQRIGMQRQPMLDFDHPALAGGHPLRRHVVYVAWSRAASR; encoded by the coding sequence ATGCGTCGTGCCGATGGTGATGCGCGGCGAGATGGTCGCGTGCGCAACGTTTTGCGGCGGCAGTGCGGTCGACGAAATAATCCGGGCAACGAATTGTTGATCGGCCTCTGCGGCTGGCATCACGAGAAGCGGGACGGTCATCCGCTGGCGCCTTGTGTGGAGATCGCATGGCGGCAAGCGCGTGCCGCATGGGGGCACGGGTACATGAACGAAGCAGCGTCGTGCGTACTGGCCGACGGGTTTCAGCGGATCGGGCTGGCGGACATCTTCGCGTGGACGGCGGATGCCAATCTTCGATCGCAACGCCTGATGCAGCGTATCGGCATGCAGCGGCAGCCCATGCTGGATTTCGACCACCCGGCGCTTGCGGGCGGGCATCCGTTGCGCCGGCATGTCGTGTACGTCGCGTGGTCGCGCGCGGCTTCCCGCTGA
- a CDS encoding VOC family protein: MHAHLRIARPVSNLARTERMYCDAFGLAVLARFQDHDGFDGVMLGREGMDYHFEFTHCQTHPVAPTPTPEDLIVFYLPDGETWKAACDRATAHGFVRVTALNPYWEASGQTFEDLDGYRIVLQNAAWPR; encoded by the coding sequence ATGCATGCCCATCTGCGCATTGCCCGCCCGGTCAGCAACCTCGCCCGAACCGAGCGCATGTATTGCGATGCGTTCGGGCTCGCGGTACTCGCCAGGTTTCAGGACCACGACGGCTTCGACGGCGTGATGCTCGGGCGCGAAGGCATGGACTACCACTTCGAGTTCACGCACTGCCAGACGCACCCCGTCGCGCCGACCCCGACGCCGGAAGACCTGATCGTCTTCTATCTGCCTGACGGCGAAACGTGGAAGGCCGCATGCGACCGCGCGACGGCGCACGGGTTCGTCCGCGTGACGGCGCTCAATCCGTATTGGGAAGCGTCCGGCCAGACGTTCGAAGACCTCGACGGCTACCGGATCGTGCTGCAAAACGCCGCGTGGCCTCGATGA
- the shc gene encoding squalene--hopene cyclase has translation MKPNHAFSPSALDTAIARGRDALVRLQQPDGSWCFELESDATITAEYILMMHFMDKIDDLRQERMARYLRANQRLDTHGGWALYVDGEPDVSCSVKAYFALKAAGDSEHAPHMVRARDAILKLGGAARSNVFTRILLATFGQVPWRAAPFMPIEFVLFPKWVPISMYKVAYWARTTMVPLLVLCSLKARARNPRNVSIRELFVTPPDEERHYFPPAKGMRRLFLALDRTVRHVEPLMPKGLRQRAIRHAEAWCAERMNGEDGLGGIFPPIVYSYQMMQVLGYPDDHPLRRDCENALEKLLVTRPDGSMYCQPCLSPVWDTAWSTMALEQSRGATPAAPDAQVSDRDLDARISRAYDWLAERQVNDLQGDWRENARPGTQPGGWAFQYANPYYPDIDDTAVVTAMLDRRGRAQARTSGENPYAERVARALDWMRGLQSRNGGFAAFDADCDRMYLNAIPFADHGALLDPPTEDVSGRVLLCFGVTKRADERASLARCIEYVKRTQQPDGSWWGRWGTNYIYGTWSVLAGLALAGEDKSQPYIARALDWLRAHQHADGGWGETNDSYIDPKLGGTNGGESTSNFTAWALLAQMAFGDCESDSVKRGIAYLQSVQQDDGFWWHRSHNAPGFPRIFYLKYHGYTAYFPLWALARYRRLAGAQTAPSAPGPGTAATIADPAVA, from the coding sequence ATGAAACCGAACCACGCCTTCTCCCCGTCCGCGCTCGACACCGCCATCGCCCGCGGACGCGACGCCCTCGTGCGTCTCCAGCAGCCCGACGGCAGCTGGTGTTTCGAACTCGAATCCGACGCGACGATCACCGCGGAATACATCCTGATGATGCATTTCATGGACAAGATCGACGACCTCCGCCAGGAAAGAATGGCGCGCTACCTGCGCGCGAACCAGCGGCTCGACACGCACGGCGGCTGGGCGCTGTACGTCGACGGCGAGCCCGACGTGTCGTGCAGCGTGAAGGCGTACTTCGCGCTGAAGGCGGCCGGCGACAGCGAGCACGCGCCGCACATGGTCCGCGCGCGCGACGCGATCCTGAAGCTCGGCGGCGCGGCACGCTCGAACGTGTTCACGCGCATCCTGCTCGCGACCTTCGGCCAGGTGCCGTGGCGTGCGGCGCCGTTCATGCCGATCGAATTCGTGCTGTTCCCGAAGTGGGTGCCGATCTCGATGTACAAGGTCGCGTACTGGGCGCGCACGACGATGGTGCCGCTGCTCGTGCTGTGCTCGCTGAAGGCGCGCGCCCGCAACCCGCGCAACGTCTCGATCCGCGAGCTGTTCGTCACGCCGCCCGACGAGGAGCGCCACTACTTTCCGCCCGCCAAGGGCATGCGCAGGCTCTTTCTGGCGCTCGACCGCACGGTGCGTCATGTCGAGCCGCTGATGCCGAAGGGCCTGCGGCAGCGCGCGATCCGCCACGCCGAGGCATGGTGCGCGGAACGCATGAACGGCGAGGACGGGCTCGGCGGGATCTTCCCGCCGATCGTGTACAGCTACCAGATGATGCAGGTGCTCGGCTACCCGGACGATCATCCGCTGCGGCGCGATTGCGAGAACGCGCTGGAAAAACTGCTGGTCACGCGGCCGGACGGCAGCATGTATTGCCAGCCGTGCCTGTCGCCGGTGTGGGATACCGCGTGGAGCACGATGGCGCTCGAACAGTCCCGCGGCGCGACGCCCGCCGCGCCGGACGCGCAGGTCTCCGATCGCGACCTCGACGCGCGCATTTCGCGCGCGTACGACTGGCTGGCCGAACGCCAGGTGAACGACCTGCAAGGCGACTGGCGCGAAAACGCGCGGCCCGGCACGCAGCCGGGCGGATGGGCATTCCAGTACGCGAACCCGTACTACCCCGACATCGACGACACCGCGGTCGTCACCGCGATGCTCGACCGCCGGGGCCGCGCGCAGGCCAGGACATCGGGCGAGAATCCTTACGCGGAACGCGTCGCGCGCGCACTCGACTGGATGCGCGGGCTGCAATCGCGCAACGGCGGCTTCGCGGCGTTCGACGCCGACTGCGACCGCATGTACCTGAACGCGATCCCGTTCGCCGATCACGGCGCGCTGCTCGATCCGCCGACCGAGGACGTGTCGGGCCGCGTGCTGCTGTGCTTCGGCGTGACGAAACGCGCGGACGAACGCGCGTCGCTCGCGCGCTGCATCGAATACGTGAAGCGCACGCAGCAGCCCGACGGCAGCTGGTGGGGCCGCTGGGGCACGAACTACATCTACGGGACGTGGAGCGTGCTGGCCGGCCTCGCGCTCGCCGGCGAGGACAAGTCGCAGCCGTATATCGCACGCGCGCTCGACTGGTTGCGCGCGCACCAGCATGCGGATGGCGGCTGGGGCGAGACGAACGACAGCTATATCGACCCGAAGCTGGGCGGCACCAACGGCGGCGAAAGCACGTCGAACTTCACCGCGTGGGCGCTGCTCGCGCAGATGGCGTTCGGCGACTGCGAGTCCGACTCGGTGAAGCGCGGCATCGCGTATCTGCAGTCGGTTCAGCAGGACGACGGGTTCTGGTGGCATCGCTCCCACAATGCGCCCGGCTTCCCGCGCATCTTCTACCTGAAGTATCACGGCTATACCGCGTACTTCCCGCTGTGGGCGCTTGCGCGCTATCGGCGCCTCGCCGGTGCGCAGACCGCGCCATCCGCGCCGGGCCCCGGTACGGCCGCAACGATCGCCGATCCGGCTGTCGCGTAA
- a CDS encoding TetR/AcrR family transcriptional regulator produces MKKHPDTAPRNASMQAEVAKAASAHAAERASTPAASVASGVRRKKAPEQVRSQLLAAASDIATRHGVQALTLDAVAERAGVTKGALQYHFANKQGLLDALFEQTVARFSGQMAERIAADPEPAGAASRAYMHTMLDQKNPAASTDVLRVLVASMVSEPEARERWSAPISELSRPDPVPLEQAATLMICRLAADGLWLWDLLGCQRMPDQLRAEIIRQLERMTVDAGSAPTR; encoded by the coding sequence ATGAAAAAACATCCCGACACAGCGCCGCGCAACGCGTCCATGCAGGCCGAAGTGGCGAAGGCCGCCAGCGCACACGCCGCAGAACGAGCATCGACGCCAGCCGCGTCGGTCGCTTCCGGCGTGCGGCGCAAGAAGGCGCCGGAGCAGGTGCGCTCGCAGCTTCTCGCTGCAGCGTCGGATATTGCCACCCGGCATGGCGTGCAGGCGCTCACGCTGGACGCGGTGGCCGAGCGCGCCGGCGTGACCAAGGGCGCGTTGCAGTATCACTTCGCGAACAAGCAAGGGTTGCTCGACGCGCTCTTCGAGCAAACGGTCGCGCGGTTTTCCGGGCAGATGGCGGAACGGATCGCCGCGGATCCGGAGCCGGCCGGCGCAGCTTCGCGCGCCTATATGCACACGATGCTCGACCAGAAGAATCCGGCGGCCAGCACGGATGTGCTGCGCGTCCTGGTTGCGTCGATGGTGAGTGAACCGGAGGCGCGCGAACGCTGGTCAGCGCCGATCAGCGAATTGAGCCGCCCCGACCCGGTGCCGCTCGAGCAGGCCGCGACGCTGATGATCTGCCGGCTCGCCGCCGACGGCCTGTGGCTCTGGGATCTGCTGGGTTGCCAGCGCATGCCGGATCAACTGCGTGCGGAAATCATCCGGCAACTGGAGCGCATGACCGTCGACGCAGGTTCGGCGCCGACACGATGA
- a CDS encoding acyl-homoserine-lactone synthase, translated as MRTFVHEEGRLPHELAADLGRYRRRVFVEQLGWALPSANESFERDQFDRDDTVYVFARNAGGDMCGCARLLPTTSPYLLNTLFADLLAEGVTPPQSAAVWELSRFAATGEAGSAEAAAWAVRPMLAAVVECAAQLGARQLIGVTFASMERLFRRIGIHAHRAGPPKMIDGRMVVACWIDIDPQTFAALGIEPGQAARQAIAA; from the coding sequence ATGCGGACCTTCGTTCACGAGGAAGGGCGGTTGCCACACGAACTTGCAGCGGATCTCGGGCGCTATCGGCGCCGTGTGTTCGTCGAACAGCTCGGTTGGGCGCTCCCGTCGGCGAACGAAAGCTTCGAGCGCGACCAGTTCGATCGCGACGATACCGTCTACGTGTTCGCGCGAAACGCCGGCGGCGACATGTGCGGATGTGCGCGCCTGCTGCCGACGACGAGCCCCTATTTGCTGAATACCTTGTTCGCGGATCTGCTCGCGGAAGGCGTGACGCCGCCGCAGTCGGCCGCGGTGTGGGAGCTGTCGCGCTTTGCCGCGACGGGCGAGGCCGGTTCGGCGGAAGCCGCCGCGTGGGCCGTGCGCCCGATGCTCGCGGCCGTCGTCGAATGCGCGGCGCAGCTCGGCGCGCGGCAGCTGATCGGCGTGACGTTCGCGAGCATGGAGCGGCTGTTCCGACGGATCGGCATACACGCGCACCGCGCAGGCCCGCCGAAGATGATCGACGGCAGGATGGTGGTCGCGTGCTGGATCGACATCGATCCGCAAACGTTTGCCGCACTAGGAATCGAGCCGGGGCAGGCCGCCCGGCAAGCCATCGCCGCCTGA
- a CDS encoding DUF4902 domain-containing protein has protein sequence MTSPLLHPVPGPSPDGYVRLSESALAVLALDHVASGLDPALLAELQNCAVDARLAGYTEWQRPARAGVAYVTVGWDWYLERATGTFVIAGGDVRSNVMAVDATGADIGMLRTAAALVARLARLDWPAAVASAVFAHHDAHHARPTLQ, from the coding sequence ATGACTTCACCTTTGCTGCACCCGGTCCCCGGCCCGTCCCCGGACGGCTACGTACGCCTGTCAGAAAGCGCACTGGCCGTGCTTGCGCTCGACCATGTCGCAAGCGGCCTGGATCCGGCGCTGCTCGCGGAGCTGCAAAACTGCGCGGTCGATGCCCGCCTCGCCGGCTACACCGAGTGGCAACGTCCCGCCCGCGCCGGCGTCGCTTACGTGACGGTCGGCTGGGACTGGTACCTCGAACGCGCGACGGGCACGTTCGTGATCGCGGGCGGCGACGTCCGCAGCAACGTGATGGCCGTCGACGCCACGGGTGCCGATATCGGCATGCTCCGCACGGCCGCCGCGCTCGTGGCCCGCCTCGCCCGCCTCGACTGGCCCGCCGCCGTCGCGTCCGCCGTCTTCGCGCATCACGACGCGCATCATGCCCGGCCGACGCTCCAGTGA
- a CDS encoding autoinducer binding domain-containing protein, which translates to MELRWQDAYQQFSAAEDEQQLFQRIAAYSKRLGFEYCCYGIRVPLPVSKPSVAIFDTYPDGWMAHYQAQNYIEIDSTVRDGALSTNMIVWPDADKAGASPLWADARASGLAVGVAQSSWAARGAFGLLSIARHADRLTPAEINMLTLQTNWLANLSHSLMSRFMVPKLSPAAGVTLTAREREVLCWTAEGKTACEIGQILSISERTVNFHVNNILEKLGATNKVQAVVKAISAGLIDAP; encoded by the coding sequence ATGGAACTGCGCTGGCAGGATGCCTATCAACAATTCAGTGCCGCGGAAGACGAGCAGCAGCTCTTCCAGCGGATCGCCGCCTATTCCAAACGGCTGGGATTCGAATACTGCTGTTATGGCATTCGCGTGCCGCTGCCGGTATCGAAGCCGTCGGTAGCCATCTTCGATACCTATCCCGACGGCTGGATGGCGCACTATCAGGCGCAGAACTACATCGAGATCGATTCGACGGTTCGCGACGGCGCGCTCAGCACCAACATGATCGTCTGGCCGGACGCGGACAAGGCCGGCGCGTCGCCGCTGTGGGCGGATGCGCGTGCATCCGGCCTCGCGGTCGGCGTCGCGCAATCGAGCTGGGCGGCCCGTGGCGCGTTCGGCCTGCTGAGCATCGCACGCCATGCCGACCGCCTGACGCCGGCCGAAATCAACATGCTGACGCTGCAGACGAACTGGCTCGCGAACCTGTCGCATTCGCTGATGAGCCGCTTCATGGTGCCGAAGCTGTCGCCGGCAGCGGGCGTCACGCTGACCGCGCGCGAGCGCGAGGTGCTGTGCTGGACGGCCGAGGGCAAGACCGCGTGCGAAATCGGCCAGATCCTCAGCATCTCGGAGCGAACGGTCAACTTCCACGTCAACAACATCCTCGAGAAGCTGGGCGCGACGAACAAGGTCCAGGCGGTCGTCAAGGCAATCTCGGCCGGGCTGATCGACGCGCCCTGA
- a CDS encoding MgtC/SapB family protein, which translates to MTFDFALRLFTAFACGVAIGLERQMRQRTAGLRTITLVASGACLFVTLGVLTGNGVAGVTQIAAYVVSGVGFLGGGVIMRDKGSIQGINTAATLWCSAAVGVLAGSGHYVPALAGTGVVLLTNTVLRGVSQAINATPVSNADLVREYQITVICLTADEVHIRTLLSNSMYAKPLSFQSLTSEDVPDQPDRLKVTATLKLHPKDQQKLEQIASRMSMEKSISSVSWTAKEAEPMME; encoded by the coding sequence ATGACTTTCGATTTCGCACTCCGTCTTTTCACCGCATTCGCCTGCGGCGTCGCCATCGGCCTCGAACGCCAGATGCGCCAGCGCACGGCCGGGCTGCGCACGATCACGCTCGTCGCGAGCGGCGCATGCCTGTTCGTCACGCTCGGCGTGCTGACCGGCAACGGCGTCGCGGGGGTCACGCAGATCGCCGCGTACGTCGTGTCCGGCGTCGGCTTTCTCGGCGGTGGCGTGATCATGCGCGACAAGGGTTCGATCCAGGGCATCAACACGGCGGCGACGCTGTGGTGCTCGGCCGCCGTCGGCGTACTGGCCGGCTCCGGTCATTACGTGCCCGCGCTTGCCGGCACGGGCGTCGTACTCCTCACCAATACCGTGCTGCGCGGCGTCAGTCAGGCGATCAACGCAACCCCGGTGTCGAACGCCGATCTCGTGCGCGAATACCAGATCACCGTGATCTGCCTGACCGCCGACGAAGTGCACATCCGCACGCTGCTGTCGAACTCGATGTATGCGAAGCCGCTGTCGTTCCAGAGCCTCACGAGCGAGGACGTGCCCGACCAGCCGGACCGGCTGAAGGTGACCGCGACATTGAAGCTGCATCCGAAGGATCAGCAGAAGCTCGAGCAGATCGCGAGCCGGATGAGCATGGAGAAGAGCATTTCCAGCGTGAGCTGGACCGCGAAGGAAGCGGAGCCGATGATGGAGTGA
- a CDS encoding TolC family protein, with protein sequence MRLPEPPAASIAAAALATAVALAGCATSSIDLAPEASDRPWQPQTSAAGDIVPGAAPSHAPRAPHDYTLPASPALASVSPPAALDATHAYTLPELIDLAESANPLTRIAWNDARNAALAVGIAKTAYLPHLSATAMGAYQSSHGSTSTPLGTGSSDTTVHGTISALSLQWLLFDFGGRAARVEAAEQASIASNVAFTAVHQQVIHDVTVAYYRYEAARSRALSAQQGLANADAILAASRARLKHGVGTVVELAQATQNRAQANLALVQANGAESDSYLALVSALGISPLSKPTIAALPKRPLPPALRASVDSIVSDAIARRPDLQGAFALEKANRAKIKAAEAAFMPKIFLSASTSYASGGTSISALPAIGDQSPTVNLNGSRYGGGVFLGVTIPLYDGGLRSAVLMQARNDAESASARLTRTKEEAVRQVVAAQNAVQTSLASHDAAKALVDAAQTSYDAALTAYRNGVGSVTDATIAQSQLLAAKNADVDSYCGALSAAASLALATGTIGSAQ encoded by the coding sequence ATGCGCCTACCTGAACCGCCGGCCGCCTCGATCGCCGCCGCCGCCCTCGCGACCGCCGTCGCGCTGGCCGGCTGCGCGACGTCGTCGATCGATCTGGCGCCGGAGGCGTCCGACCGCCCATGGCAGCCGCAAACGTCGGCTGCAGGCGACATCGTGCCGGGCGCGGCGCCCTCACACGCGCCGCGCGCGCCGCACGACTACACGCTGCCCGCGTCGCCCGCGCTCGCGTCGGTCTCGCCGCCGGCCGCGCTCGATGCCACGCACGCGTATACGCTGCCCGAACTGATCGATCTCGCCGAATCGGCGAACCCGCTGACCCGCATCGCCTGGAACGACGCGCGCAACGCGGCGCTCGCGGTCGGCATTGCGAAGACCGCGTATCTGCCGCACCTCTCCGCGACCGCGATGGGCGCCTACCAGAGCAGCCACGGCTCGACCTCGACGCCGCTCGGCACCGGCTCGAGCGACACCACCGTTCACGGCACGATCTCGGCGCTGTCGCTGCAATGGCTGCTGTTCGATTTCGGCGGCCGCGCGGCGCGCGTCGAGGCGGCCGAGCAGGCGTCGATCGCATCGAACGTCGCGTTCACGGCCGTGCACCAGCAGGTGATCCACGACGTGACCGTCGCGTACTACCGCTACGAAGCCGCGCGCTCGCGCGCCCTCAGCGCGCAGCAGGGCCTCGCGAACGCGGACGCGATCCTCGCGGCCTCCCGCGCGCGGCTCAAGCACGGCGTCGGCACGGTCGTCGAGCTCGCGCAGGCGACGCAGAATCGCGCGCAGGCGAACCTCGCGCTCGTGCAGGCGAACGGCGCGGAGAGCGACAGCTACCTCGCCCTCGTCTCCGCGCTCGGCATTTCGCCGCTGTCGAAACCGACCATCGCCGCGCTGCCGAAGCGGCCGCTGCCGCCGGCGCTGCGCGCGTCGGTCGATTCGATCGTGTCGGACGCAATCGCGCGCCGCCCCGACCTGCAGGGCGCGTTCGCGCTTGAAAAAGCCAATCGCGCAAAGATCAAGGCCGCGGAAGCCGCGTTCATGCCGAAGATCTTCCTGTCCGCGTCGACGTCGTACGCGAGCGGCGGCACGTCCATCTCCGCGCTGCCCGCGATCGGCGACCAGTCGCCGACCGTCAACCTGAACGGCAGCCGCTACGGCGGCGGCGTGTTCCTCGGCGTGACGATCCCGCTGTACGACGGCGGCCTGCGCTCGGCCGTGCTGATGCAGGCGCGCAACGACGCGGAAAGCGCGTCCGCGCGACTCACGCGGACCAAGGAGGAAGCCGTCCGCCAGGTCGTCGCCGCGCAGAACGCGGTGCAGACGAGCCTTGCGTCGCACGACGCCGCGAAGGCGCTCGTCGATGCCGCGCAGACGAGCTACGACGCGGCGCTGACCGCGTACCGGAACGGCGTCGGTTCGGTCACCGATGCGACGATCGCGCAAAGCCAGTTGCTCGCGGCGAAGAATGCGGACGTCGACAGCTACTGCGGCGCGTTGTCGGCCGCCGCCTCGCTCGCACTCGCCACGGGGACGATCGGGTCCGCGCAATGA